The Aestuariibius sp. HNIBRBA575 nucleotide sequence CGTGTGGTTTCGTCGCCGCAACATCAAGGCTCATAACTGCTCCGTCTGCTCATGGACAAAGGCGTAAGATTCGCCTTAGCTATAGGATATGAAAGAGCTTTTGCGCACAAACGACCCGACAGTGATCGCCTTCGCGACAACGCTCCTCAGCGGCGAAGGTATAGACTGGTTTGAACTGGACGTAAATATGAGCATCCTAGAAGGCAGCATCGGCATAATGCCGCGCCGGATTATGGTCGCAGATCGCGATCATTTTCTGGCGATGTCGGTGATGCGCGACAATGAGATCGACATTGGACGCTGAACTGACATGTGATGCCTTTTTGGGCGGGCGGTTGTCGATCTGGCAGCCGCGCAAAGGCTATCGCGCCGGGGTCGATCCCGTTTTGCTGGCAGCCGCAACACCCGCACAGGCCGGTCAGAGCGTCCTGGAACTGGGATGCGGGGTTGGGGTCGCTTCGTTTTGCTTGGGCGCGCGGGTTTCTGGACTGTCCCTGACGGGGATCGAAATTCAGCCCGATTACGCAGATTTGGCGCGTCGGAACGCGTCTGAGAACGGCGTCGACATCAACATCATCAACGCGGATTTGCGCGCCCTGCCCATGGATGTAAAGCAAGCCCAATTTGACCACGTTATCGCGAATCCCCCCTATTTTCTAAGGGACAAAGGCATTTCCGCCGACAATCCGGGACGGGAAACCGCATTGGGCGGCGACACGCCTTTGACCGACTGGATCAACATGGCCGCCCGCCGATTGGCCCCCAAAGGCGTGTTTACGATGATCCAGCGAATTGACCGTCTACCAGAAGCGATGAGCGCCTTGCATGGCCGGTTAGGGTCGGCCGTTTTACAGCCCTTGGCGGCGCGACAAGACCGCGCAGCCCATCTGTTTTTGCTGCAAGCCCGCAAAGGTGGGCGCGCCGATTTCAGGCTCAATTTCCCGCTGGTTGTGCATCGCGGCCCGCAGCATTTGACCGATGGCGATGATTATTCAGAAGATTTTTCAGATATCTTTCGGCACGGCAAATCTTTGCCTTTGAATGATTAACTATTCATCAACACTTTTAATGCGACGCTGATCTCCGCCGACATGCTGCCGTGCGGCGTGACATGGTCAAAAATCTGTGATGCAATCGTTACATCAACAACCCTTAGAGGAGGACACACATGGCCCTAACTTCACATATTGAAGAACTAAGGAAGAAGCACCAAAACTTATCCACAGCCGTAGAAGCCGCACAACGCAGCGCAGGCTCTGATGATCTTGAAATTGCCAAGATGAAAAAGCAAAAACTCCAACTTAAAGAAGAAATTTCACGCCTCGTGGCGACCTGATTTCTAATTCTTTGCGCTGGCCCGTGCGGCCAGCGCTGCCCCGCCCGCAATCAACGTCGCTGCGACCAGCAATGCGATTGTCGCCGGCGCAACACCTGCCAAAATCAGTACAATCGTTGACAGGACGGGCGCTGCGTATGACAGCACGCCCAGTAATTGGATGTCGCCGCGTTTCACCCCGATATCCCAGATAAAAAACGCCAGCCCAACAGGACCAGTGCCCAACGCAATTACCGCGGCCCATGCCAATGAACTGGATGGCCAAACTGTTGTTTCCAATAGAAAATGGGCGCCCACTGACATGCAAGCCGCCAACAAACAAAACACCGTGACGCTGTCGGTCGGCACCGCGCCCAATCGGCGGGACAATACAGAATAGCCAGCCCAAGTTATGGCACACAGCAACGCCAGCCCATAGCCCGGCAGGTTGTCGGGATCATACCCGGCATCCCCGCCTGTGATCAAAACGGCCGCTCCGGTGAATGCAATCAGCCCTCCGATAATATGGCCGCGTCGCAATTGTTCACCCGGCAAAAATCCCGAAAACAAGACGATCAACAGCGGCCATAAATAGGCGATCAAACCGGCCTCGGCTGCGGGGGCCAATCGCAACGCGGAAAAGTACAGCAAATGGTATCCAAACAACCCCGTCGCCCCAAAGGCATACACTTTCCACGAAATGGTTCGAAGCGTTCGGATCCCCCCGGTTTTGGCCCCCCAAATCAGCCCGATCGCACCACCAATCGAAAAACACATCGCGTTTAGCTGCAATGCTGGCACTTCGGTTGCTCCGACCGCAAACAGGGCCAAAAACGACCATAACAGGATCGCCCCAAAGCCAACAAACGTTGCCTGTGATCGGGTCATAGCGCGTTCCCATCCATGTCCACAAAGGTGCGGCATTCCTCAAACGACTTCATATGGCCCACCTGTTCCAGTACCCAACGTTCAAAAGCCGCCACATGGGGGCGTGTTTCATGGCCCTTTTGGCACAAAAAACGATAGCGATGCGGCAACCGGATCGACAACGCAAACGGCGCCACCAAACTGCCCGTGCGCAATGCATGTTCAGCCAAGGAATAGCGCCCACAGATCACCCCGGTTCCGGCGATCGCCGCATCAATTGCATGATCCGCTTGAGAAAAACGCGGGCCCCCTTTGGGCGGCGCATCTAACCCTTGGAACCGAAACCAAGTGCCCCAATCCAGAGAACGGTCATCAAACGGGTACAAATCCTGATGCAAAAGTGTCGCCTGTCCCAGCTTGTCTGGGGTCGTGATGACAGATGCCAAATCGGGGGTCATCATCGGCGTGATCCATTCATCAATCAGATCCGTGGAATGAAGCCCTTGGTCTTTTCCTTCTCCGAATCGGATCGCAACATCGATGTCGTCGCGTTCAAAATCCATCCGCCGCAACGTCGCTGAAAATCGCAACTCGATTTCAGGATGGGCGCTGGCAAATTCAAACATGCGGGGCGCCAGCCATTTTGATGTGATCGCAGGCCCGGCCGTGACGGTCAAAACGCTGGTATCACCGATCCGACGCGCTGCGCGCCAGGCTGCGGTTAGCGCCGAAAACCCACTTTCGACCCCCGGCACCAGCGCTTTGCCGGCATCGGTCAGTTCAACAGCCCGGTTTAATCGTCGGAAAACCGGCTGACCCAGATGCTCTTCGAGAGATTTAATTTGAAAGCTGAGCGCGGCTGGCGTGACATTCAATTCGTCAGCCGCCTTGGAAAATGACATGTGGCGCGCGGCGGCATCAAAGGCGCGCAATGCGGTGAGAGGGGGCAAACGATCATCCATCTCACACAAGTATTACTTAACTGAACCTTTGAAAAGTCTCGTTTGTCAAAACGCCTCAACTTCCCAATATTCAGGACAACACACAGCCAACGCTTTGGAGGTTCTCATGTACGAAGCCACAACACATCGTCGCACACGTGACGCATATCAGAATGCCCATGCGCTGCGCGGTCAGGTCCTGTCAGATTTTTTTGCATGGGTCGGCCGCCGTCGTCCAAAATTTTCGTCGTTCCGGTGGGCTTAGGTTCTGCCCGTTTCACCGAGCGTCAAAACAAAGGGCCGATCACATGATCGGCCCTTTTCAGTATGATGATGGTCGCAGCTAAACGTCTTAGACGAAAAACTGTGCCCCATTTGCAGAGATCGTTGAACCATTGATGAAACCGCTGTCATCTGCAGCGAGGAACGCCACACAACGTGCAATTTCTTCTGGCTCACCCAAGCGACCTGCGGGGATTTGACCTATGATGGATTCGCGCACTTTTTCAGGGACGGCCATCACCATTTCAGTTGCGATATAGCCCGGGCAGATGGCGTTGGCGGTGATGCCAGCGCGCGCGCCTTCTTGGGCCAAGGATTTAACAATCCCCAGATCGCCCGCTTTGGTCGCGGCATAGTTCACCTGAGCGAACTGACCTTTTTGACCATTGATCGACGAAATCACGATCACACGGCCGAATTTGCGTTCCCGCATACCGGGCCAAATCGGGTGAACTGTGTTGAAAACACCGGTCAGGTTGGTGTCGATCACCTGTTTCCACTGATCCGGCGTCATTTTGTGAAAAGGCGCGTCCCGGGTGATGCCAGCATTGGCCACGACGATGTCGATCGGGCCCACTTCTGCTTCGACCTTGGCGATACCCTCTTTGGATTCGTCATAGTCAGCGACGTTCCATTTGTAGGTCTTGATACCTGTTTCTGCCGTAAACTTTGCGGCAGCTTCATCATTGCCCGCATAGGTCGCAGCAACTGTGCAACCAGAAGCCTGAAGCTGTTTGGAAATGGCGGCGCCGATACCGCGGGATCCGCCTGTGACGAGTGCAACGCGAGACATATGATTCTCCTTCAAGAATTTCTTTGAGTAATCTTATTAGTATTGGAGCTATGGATGCGCAAGAATGTTGCGCATCCAAATTCAACTTAATTATGGGCGCTCAACACAAACAGCGACACCCATGCCACCGCCAATGCACAACGTCGCAAGGCCTTTTTTCGCGTCGCGGCGTTTCATTTCGAACAACAGCGTGTTCAGAACGCGACAACCGGACGCACCGATGGGGTGGCCGATTGCGATTGCGCCGCCGTTGACGTTCACAATTGCAGGGTCCCAACCCATGTCTTTGTTCACCGCGCAGGCCTGCGCTGCAAAGGCTTCGTTGGCTTCGACCAGATCCAGATCGCCAACAGACCAGCCCGCTTTGTCCAGTGCTTTGCGCGATGCATAGATCGGGCCGACGCCCATGATCGATGGGTCCAGACCCGCAGTGGCATAAGATGCGATACGGGCCAACGGCTCGATCCCGCGTTTTTCGGCGTCGTCCGCAGACATCAACAAAGTCGCCGCCGCACCGTCATTCAGGCCGGATGCGTTGGCCGCAGTGACCGTACCACCGTCACGCACAAAGGCTGGGCGCAGTTTTTGCATCGCTTCCATGGTGGCGCCGTGGCGGATATATTCGTCGCTGTCGACAACAATGTCACCTTTGCGGGTTTTCACTGTGAACGCAGCGATTTCATCGGCGAATTTACCGGCCTTTTGTGCGGCTTCAGCTTTGTTTTGCGAAGACACCGCAAATTCGTCCTGCATTTCACGGGAAATTTGCCACTGATTGGCAACGTTTTCAGCCGTTTGCCCCATGTGATAACCGTTAAACGCATCCCACAGACCATCGCGGATCATGGTGTCGATATATTTCATATCACCCATTTTCTGACCATTGCGCATATGGGCCGCATGGGTCGACAGCGACATGTTTTCTTGGCCACCGGCGGCGACAATCGACGCATCACCAAGCATGATGTGCTGGGCCCCCAGCGCAACAGCGCGCAGACCAGATCCACATACCTGATTGATCCCCCAAGCGGCTGCCTCTTGGGACAGACCGGCATTGATATGGGCCTGACGCGCCGGGTTTTGACCCTGCGCCGCTGTCAGAACCTGACCCAGAATGGTTTCGCTGACTTCTTCTTTGGCAATGCCGGCACGTTCGACGACGGCTTCCAATACGGCGGCCCCCAGATCATGTGCAGGTGTGCTGGCAAGTGAGCCACCAAAGCTGCCGACAGCAGTCCGGGCAGCAGAGGCGATAACGACGTTGGTCATGGGAGACTCCTATAGCGTTCAGTTCCGACGACGGAACCGGCGCTACGCGCGAAAGCGCGGACCCCGTTTGCCGCCATTCACTCTACTTCTAGGACGTGCATGCCCTATGGGCAACGCCATTTGGGTGTGACCAATGCGCATATTCGCGAAACTTTTGTAAATAAATTTGACCTATAGGGTCATTTTTGGAATTCCAATGTGGAATCCCTGCAAACAATCCATGCCGATTTTCATCATGAATTGTGCGGCGGCTTCTGATTCGATCCCGCCAGAGACCGCAAACATTTCGAATTGATGGGCGACGGTCATCAACGCCTCTGCCAGAACCTGATTGTCGGGGGAATCTTCGACGCCTCGGGCAAAACACCGGTCAATTTTGACCATATCAAAGAAGAAATCCTTTAGGTGGCGAAACGAAGTCGCCCCCGCCCCGAAATCATCCAGCGCAAAGGCCACGCCACGCGGCTGTAATTCATCCATGAACCGCACGACCACCTCATGCAGGTTCATCGCTGAGCTTTCGTTGATTTCAACAATCAAACGTTCGCCCACCGTTTCATCCTGCAACAGGTTGGATTCCAACGTCCGGCGCCATTTTCCATCGGCTAGGGATCGCGCAGAAATATTCACTGACAATCGAATATGCGGATTTTCCCGCAGCATTTGAAACCCGGCCTTTAGGCTGGCCGTGTCGATTTCGCGGCCAATTTCCGTTTCTTCAATCGATCCCATGAACTGATGGGCGGGAATGATCCGGCCGCCTTCGTCCAGCACACGGATCAGCCCCTCATAAAACGCGACCTGATCGCGTTGATCGGACCGCACCACCGGTTGAAACGCCAGTTTGCACCGTTCGGCCGCCAAGGCGTTGCGCACCAAAGACATCACATCTTTGTCACGGCTGGCCATGGCATAATCCAGCGGATTTGACGCCTCTTTTTGTCTGGCGGTTTCGCTCATTTTCTGGACCATCAACAGATTGCAATGCTGGCACCTTGCCTCATCCGCCGCTAATGTCGGGTTAAGAGTTCAAATTTGAACCATTTGGGGAATGTAATGACGCGTTGTGGTTGGGCCGGTCCGGAACAGATTTATTTTGATTATCATGACACCGATTGGGGTGTGCCGGAATGGGACAGTCGTGCCCTGTGGGAAAAGCTGATTTTGGATGGGTTTCAGGCTGGATTAAGCTGGATCACGATCCTGAAGAAACGGGAAAATTTTCGCGACGCATTCGAAGGGTTTGACCCAAATGTGATCGCAGGTTGGGGCGAAGAAGACGTCGAACGTTTGCTGCAAAATGCGGGCATCGTTCGGTCGCGCGCAAAAATCGAAGCCACGATTAAAAACGCACGCGTTTGGCAGAAAATTGAGCAACGCGAAGGGTTTGATCAGTTTTTGTGGAACTATATGGATGGCAAACCGTTGCAAAACCATTGGGCAACCCTGGCCGATATTCCTGCAAAAACGCCGTTATCCGAACAGATATCAAAGGATCTGAAACGCGAAGGGTTTAAGTTTTGCGGCCCCGTGATCGTCTATGCCTTTATGCAGGCCGTGGGGATGGTCAATGATCATGTCATCGATTGCCCGCGTCACAAAGATTGTGCCGAATTGGCGTCGCGTTAGGTCCAGCGATCCAGCGCGTCTTCGTCTTCTTCCTTAGAGGCGACCCAATCCGACCCGTCGGCGGTCATTTCTTTTTTCCAAAATGGCGCACGTGATTTCAGGTAATCCATCAGGAATTCAGCGGCTTGAAACGCGTCAACCCGATGGCGTGACGCAGTTGCGACCATCATGATCGGGTCATCCGCATGCAGATCACCGTGGCGATGGATGAC carries:
- a CDS encoding DUF2007 domain-containing protein, which encodes MKELLRTNDPTVIAFATTLLSGEGIDWFELDVNMSILEGSIGIMPRRIMVADRDHFLAMSVMRDNEIDIGR
- a CDS encoding tRNA1(Val) (adenine(37)-N6)-methyltransferase, whose translation is MRSTLDAELTCDAFLGGRLSIWQPRKGYRAGVDPVLLAAATPAQAGQSVLELGCGVGVASFCLGARVSGLSLTGIEIQPDYADLARRNASENGVDINIINADLRALPMDVKQAQFDHVIANPPYFLRDKGISADNPGRETALGGDTPLTDWINMAARRLAPKGVFTMIQRIDRLPEAMSALHGRLGSAVLQPLAARQDRAAHLFLLQARKGGRADFRLNFPLVVHRGPQHLTDGDDYSEDFSDIFRHGKSLPLND
- a CDS encoding YdcH family protein; translation: MALTSHIEELRKKHQNLSTAVEAAQRSAGSDDLEIAKMKKQKLQLKEEISRLVAT
- a CDS encoding DMT family transporter, with protein sequence MTRSQATFVGFGAILLWSFLALFAVGATEVPALQLNAMCFSIGGAIGLIWGAKTGGIRTLRTISWKVYAFGATGLFGYHLLYFSALRLAPAAEAGLIAYLWPLLIVLFSGFLPGEQLRRGHIIGGLIAFTGAAVLITGGDAGYDPDNLPGYGLALLCAITWAGYSVLSRRLGAVPTDSVTVFCLLAACMSVGAHFLLETTVWPSSSLAWAAVIALGTGPVGLAFFIWDIGVKRGDIQLLGVLSYAAPVLSTIVLILAGVAPATIALLVAATLIAGGAALAARASAKN
- the gcvA gene encoding transcriptional regulator GcvA, with the translated sequence MDDRLPPLTALRAFDAAARHMSFSKAADELNVTPAALSFQIKSLEEHLGQPVFRRLNRAVELTDAGKALVPGVESGFSALTAAWRAARRIGDTSVLTVTAGPAITSKWLAPRMFEFASAHPEIELRFSATLRRMDFERDDIDVAIRFGEGKDQGLHSTDLIDEWITPMMTPDLASVITTPDKLGQATLLHQDLYPFDDRSLDWGTWFRFQGLDAPPKGGPRFSQADHAIDAAIAGTGVICGRYSLAEHALRTGSLVAPFALSIRLPHRYRFLCQKGHETRPHVAAFERWVLEQVGHMKSFEECRTFVDMDGNAL
- the phbB gene encoding acetoacetyl-CoA reductase, which produces MSRVALVTGGSRGIGAAISKQLQASGCTVAATYAGNDEAAAKFTAETGIKTYKWNVADYDESKEGIAKVEAEVGPIDIVVANAGITRDAPFHKMTPDQWKQVIDTNLTGVFNTVHPIWPGMRERKFGRVIVISSINGQKGQFAQVNYAATKAGDLGIVKSLAQEGARAGITANAICPGYIATEMVMAVPEKVRESIIGQIPAGRLGEPEEIARCVAFLAADDSGFINGSTISANGAQFFV
- a CDS encoding acetyl-CoA C-acetyltransferase — encoded protein: MTNVVIASAARTAVGSFGGSLASTPAHDLGAAVLEAVVERAGIAKEEVSETILGQVLTAAQGQNPARQAHINAGLSQEAAAWGINQVCGSGLRAVALGAQHIMLGDASIVAAGGQENMSLSTHAAHMRNGQKMGDMKYIDTMIRDGLWDAFNGYHMGQTAENVANQWQISREMQDEFAVSSQNKAEAAQKAGKFADEIAAFTVKTRKGDIVVDSDEYIRHGATMEAMQKLRPAFVRDGGTVTAANASGLNDGAAATLLMSADDAEKRGIEPLARIASYATAGLDPSIMGVGPIYASRKALDKAGWSVGDLDLVEANEAFAAQACAVNKDMGWDPAIVNVNGGAIAIGHPIGASGCRVLNTLLFEMKRRDAKKGLATLCIGGGMGVAVCVERP
- a CDS encoding EAL domain-containing protein, with translation MSETARQKEASNPLDYAMASRDKDVMSLVRNALAAERCKLAFQPVVRSDQRDQVAFYEGLIRVLDEGGRIIPAHQFMGSIEETEIGREIDTASLKAGFQMLRENPHIRLSVNISARSLADGKWRRTLESNLLQDETVGERLIVEINESSAMNLHEVVVRFMDELQPRGVAFALDDFGAGATSFRHLKDFFFDMVKIDRCFARGVEDSPDNQVLAEALMTVAHQFEMFAVSGGIESEAAAQFMMKIGMDCLQGFHIGIPKMTL
- a CDS encoding DNA-3-methyladenine glycosylase I; the protein is MTRCGWAGPEQIYFDYHDTDWGVPEWDSRALWEKLILDGFQAGLSWITILKKRENFRDAFEGFDPNVIAGWGEEDVERLLQNAGIVRSRAKIEATIKNARVWQKIEQREGFDQFLWNYMDGKPLQNHWATLADIPAKTPLSEQISKDLKREGFKFCGPVIVYAFMQAVGMVNDHVIDCPRHKDCAELASR